In the Fibrobacter sp. genome, one interval contains:
- a CDS encoding N-6 DNA methylase: MAKQEINTDFWVRDLLKEATINLDAQGSSIKELDDALKTASKKGNGKKGYPEYVGVVKDFLIVIEDKASLHDHELRDDDNLYSMEPKNVQKYAMNGAFFYGRHLIQNTTYKKVFAIGVSGSEKKHRITPIFLDDRCNVFYLDDVESFISFNEENIDEYYHRDVLKEKTDSEKELKDILDDAKELHEHLRNYGNMKDEEKPLIVSGILLALRERDKKNFSIDSLNGDTSKTDGQKIYEAIKDSFNRANLSPVTKIDKILSQFSIIKDSTKLNEVNKNLGETPLKFFAKFLDEKLYRSIKYSKTSEDFLGRFYGEFMHYSGGSGQTLGIVLTPSHITELFCDLLDVKNSDRVFDSCCGTAGFLVAALHRMLSQTSKESEKNEIRKNQLYGIEIRSDMFTIATTNMILRGDGKSNLQCEDFLLQNPKELQKNIRATVAMMNPPYSQGSKQAPDLYEIAFTEHLLDSLVEGARCAVIVPQSSMTGKSKEELAIKQSILMKHTLEGVIMLQKDTFYGVGVIPCIAIFTAGEKHPSDKLCKFINFEDDGYKVSPHVGLLETDCAKDKKQHLLDVWFNRIDAENKFCVKSTIKAEDEWLHSFYYFNEEIPSETDFEKIVNDYLSFEFSMIMQGRKYLFEKTENTQLHDLCYKNTPKIKEKEWRDFWLSEKNDIFDLKATSSGIDGNKLIPGVGPIPYISRCDSNNGIKAFISPHQKEKYQMDLGNCISIGLDTQTVFYQPYNFFTGQNIQILRNNRLNKYNALFLIQAILYQMGKFNWGGNGATLGRLKRTKILLPIDSKGNPDYEYMEQYIKNLMLRKYQDYLSFKE; encoded by the coding sequence TGTCAAAGATTTTTTAATTGTCATTGAAGATAAAGCCTCTTTACATGATCACGAATTAAGGGATGACGACAACCTATATTCAATGGAACCAAAGAACGTTCAAAAATACGCCATGAACGGAGCGTTCTTTTATGGAAGACACTTGATTCAAAATACAACCTACAAAAAGGTCTTTGCAATCGGCGTCTCTGGTTCAGAAAAGAAACACCGAATCACTCCCATTTTTCTAGATGATCGATGCAATGTTTTCTATTTGGACGATGTCGAGTCCTTTATTTCCTTTAACGAAGAAAATATCGATGAGTATTACCATCGCGATGTTCTTAAGGAAAAAACGGACAGCGAAAAAGAACTTAAAGACATTCTAGATGATGCGAAGGAACTTCATGAACACCTCCGTAATTACGGAAATATGAAAGACGAAGAAAAGCCTTTGATTGTTTCTGGAATTCTCCTTGCCTTACGCGAACGTGATAAGAAAAACTTCAGCATAGATTCACTAAACGGTGATACATCCAAAACGGATGGACAAAAAATCTACGAAGCCATTAAAGACAGTTTCAACAGAGCAAACCTATCTCCAGTCACCAAGATTGATAAAATTCTTTCGCAATTCAGTATTATCAAAGATAGTACCAAGCTGAATGAAGTCAACAAGAATCTTGGAGAAACCCCTCTAAAGTTCTTTGCAAAATTTCTCGACGAAAAGTTGTATAGATCCATAAAATACAGCAAGACATCAGAAGATTTTCTTGGACGATTTTATGGCGAATTTATGCATTATTCTGGAGGAAGCGGTCAAACCCTTGGTATCGTTTTGACTCCTAGTCACATAACTGAATTATTTTGCGATTTACTTGATGTTAAAAACAGCGACAGAGTTTTTGATTCTTGCTGTGGAACAGCTGGTTTCCTGGTCGCGGCTCTTCACCGCATGTTATCTCAAACTAGCAAAGAAAGCGAAAAGAACGAAATTCGAAAGAACCAATTGTACGGCATAGAAATTCGTTCTGACATGTTCACTATCGCGACAACAAACATGATTCTTCGTGGAGATGGAAAAAGCAACCTTCAATGTGAAGATTTTCTTTTGCAAAATCCTAAAGAATTACAGAAGAACATCCGCGCAACCGTTGCAATGATGAATCCTCCTTATAGCCAAGGATCTAAGCAAGCACCCGACTTGTATGAAATAGCTTTCACCGAGCATCTTTTAGATTCTCTTGTAGAAGGAGCTCGTTGCGCCGTAATTGTCCCTCAAAGTTCTATGACAGGAAAAAGTAAGGAAGAACTTGCCATAAAACAAAGTATTTTGATGAAGCATACCTTAGAAGGCGTAATCATGCTACAAAAGGACACCTTTTATGGAGTCGGCGTGATTCCTTGCATAGCAATCTTTACTGCCGGAGAAAAGCATCCAAGTGACAAACTTTGCAAATTCATCAACTTTGAAGATGACGGCTACAAAGTCTCGCCACACGTTGGTCTTCTAGAAACAGATTGTGCCAAAGACAAAAAACAGCATTTACTAGATGTTTGGTTCAATCGTATTGATGCGGAAAATAAATTCTGTGTAAAATCAACAATAAAAGCCGAAGATGAATGGCTCCACAGTTTCTACTACTTCAATGAAGAAATCCCTTCAGAAACGGACTTTGAAAAAATCGTCAATGATTACCTGTCATTTGAATTTTCAATGATCATGCAAGGGAGAAAATACTTGTTTGAAAAAACAGAAAATACGCAATTACACGATCTTTGCTATAAAAACACACCCAAAATCAAAGAAAAAGAATGGCGAGATTTTTGGCTTTCCGAGAAAAATGACATTTTCGATCTCAAAGCGACATCAAGTGGTATAGATGGAAATAAGTTGATTCCAGGAGTCGGTCCCATTCCCTACATATCTCGTTGCGATAGCAATAACGGAATAAAGGCTTTCATTTCACCTCATCAAAAAGAGAAGTATCAAATGGATTTAGGGAACTGCATCAGTATCGGACTGGATACGCAGACCGTATTTTACCAACCCTATAACTTCTTTACCGGTCAAAATATTCAGATTTTAAGAAACAACCGTCTAAACAAATACAACGCTTTATTTCTAATTCAAGCCATACTTTATCAAATGGGGAAATTTAATTGGGGAGGAAATGGAGCTACATTAGGACGTTTGAAGCGAACAAAAATTTTGCTCCCAATCGATTCCAAAGGCAATCCCGATTACGAATACATGGAACAATACATCAAGAACCTTATGCTAAGAAAATACCAGGACTACCTTTCCTTCAAGGAATAA